The DNA window CTCAATGACGCGTTTCGATTTGACGTTGCCATCGTAGTGACCACACCACACAGCGTCAAGACCAAGTTCATTGAAGCATCGTGAAAGCAATGCTTCAACTGCTTCGGGAATAAGACCTTGCCCCCAATAAGGCTTGCCAATCCAGTAGCCGATCTCCGCTTCATCCTGCGTCATGTCTGCTGAGTGAAGGCCGTTGGAAAACATTATTCCACAACTGCCAACTGGCTCATTGGTGTTTTTTAATACAACCGCATAGACTTCAGGAGCGGCAAAAACGGTGCGTATGATTTCAAGGCTATTACCGACACTGGTGTGCGGAGGCCATCCGGCAATTGGTCCGATGTCAGGGTCACTCGCATATCTGTAAAGTGATTCGGCATCGGATTCCTGCCAGGGTCTCAATATCAATCTGTCAGTCTGCATTATTCGAGGATATTTTTCAAGTTGTCATTTAGAAACATTGTCGGTGTAAACTCTACAATCTGATAGTCGGCAATGCCATTGATGTTGAACGGATCTTGAACAATGATGGAATCCACGGCCTCACGATTGTCGGCCTTTATCATTATCACACCGCCAATGCGTGGAGTCTGCGGTCCTGAGACAATAAAATCGCCTGCGGCATAATGCTCGGCAAGATAGTCGCAATGTGTCTGAAGGAAGCGGTCAACTTCTTCAATCGGTTTCTTGTATGTAAGGATTGCGATAAACATGGCTGTTCAATTTTTCCAGCGTTTGAGATGCGGGAAAAACTGACGCATCTGCTCCTTCATCTGTTCGACCGTGAGATTCTGACCTGAGTTCTTGTTTATCTCATCGGTGAACTGAGCGCAGTGGTCAATCATCTGCTCCATTGTCATATCCTGCGTGAACTTGCCGTCTTTGTAGCAGTAAATGCAGAAATCCTCGTTTGGTGTGCCGTCGGCATTCGTGCCGAGTACTTCATTTGTGAGCGGCATTTCGCAGCTCTGACAGAATTTCATTTCCATATCGTTAGTAATGTTTTTGTCGGTTTTTTATTATCTGTTCAAAATTCTCGCGCCCCCAGTTGAGCAGAGCCTCGACATGTGGCAGCAATGTCTTGCCGAACTCCGTCACCGAGTATTCCGTGCGCGGAGGGACATCCGGGAAAAGTTCGCGGCGGATTATGCCGTCGGTGGTTAACTGCCTTAAGACCTGCGACAGCACCTTCTCCGATACCGACGGGATGGTGCGGTACAGCTCGTTAAAGCGCACCGGCCCGTTCTCGGAAATCTTCATGAGAACCACCAGAGCCCACTTGTTGCCGAGCCATTCAAGCATCGGAGCCGCTTTGCAATATTCGTAGTCAAGTTTTTTAGCCATAACCGGGGTTGCAAAAAAGACTGATTATGAGCAACACAAACTTTCCGGTAAGGGTCAAACCCGTAGGTAAGTTATTGCTCCCGCTCTGATAATCATCTAATTTTGCACCACGAAGTTACAAAAAATAATCGAGATATGATGTATCCGCAACTACATTTCACCAGGCAGGTGTGGCGTCCGCCATACGAGGCCGGTTCCCAGCTTCTTCAGATTACATCCGGCTGCACATGGCACAAGTGCAAATTCTGTAGTCTTTATCATGGAACTCCGTTCCGTATGTCACCGCTGTCGGAGGTGGAGGAAGACCTTAAAGTCATCCGTCAATGGCAACCGCGAGCCCGACGTGTCTATCTCACCGGAGCAAATCCTTTTGCATTGAGTTACAACCGACTGATGGATGTGGCTCTTCTACTAAGGAAATACCTTCCTAACATAGCATCGTTCGGAATGTTCGCACGTGTGACAGACATTGCACCAAAATCGGTGGAGGAACTGAAAAATCTCCGTCACATGAAGCTCGACAGTATCAATATCGGTATCGAGACAGCTCACGACGAGACACTCGAAAGAATGAACAAGGGTTATCACGCATCGGACATTCTTGAGCAATTGTCGAAACTCGACGAGGCCGGTATCCGTTACAACGTGTTCTATCTTAACGGGCTCGGAGGAAAAGGAAAAGGAGTGGAAAGTGCCGTGGCAACAGCCGACATCCTCAATCAGCTCCATCCCTGCATCATCAACATCGTATCGCTCACGATATTTCCTGAATCACAGCTGTATCAGGAAGTGCTCAACGGCACTTATGAGGAAGAACCTGAAATCGAGAGGCTCATGGAGATGCGCACACTGATTGACCGACTGAAAATAAAGGTCAATCTGCTTGGCCATCACGTTTCCAATACGGTGCCGGTAACCGGAGCTTTACCTTACGATAGACTCGCGTTGCTCCGTGAATTTGACAAAGCGATAGCCGAATTTCCTGAAAAGGAGCTAAAGGCATATCGCAATCGGATATGGCATCTTTGAAACTTCTGTTTTCATTATTTTAGACTTACCTTCTAAAGAATGACAATTTATGATGGAGAGGATATCAATTAAAATATGTAAATTTGCAGTCTGACACAAATCATATTACACAAATGAAATTCAGTGCTACAGTAAAGAAAACACTTTCAGCATTTTTGATCTTATTGCTGATGGCTGGAGTGTATGGAGCGGTTATATCTCTCTGCAATCAGTATCTTCGTAAACATGAAATGCTCGCAAAACCAAGTCAATTTATTCTTGGCGCATTTATGTTTATCGGATTCTATCTAATTTACAGATGGTTCTCAAAGCGAATAGATTCAATATCCAAGCTTGATAATAAGAACTGACGATGAGATATAAATATTGTCCTGAATGTGGTTTTTGTCTTTTTGACAAAGAGGCCGGTGATGATGGCGCTGTCCCGTATTGCGATAGATGTAAGCGATATTGGTTCGACTCTTTTTCTTGTTGTGTGATTGTCATGGTTGTCAATGAATTCAATGAAATCGCATTATTGCGTCAGTCATATATTTCTGATGAATATCAGACTTTTGTAGCCGGATTCATGACTCCCGGAGAGACAGCAGAGCAAGCTGCTGTCAGGGAGGTCAAGGAAGAGCTTGGTCTTGATGTCGGGAAACTGGTATATGCCGGTACCCATTGGTTTGCAAAACGAGAGCAGCTTATGCACGCTTTTATCGGTCATGTCAGGCGATCTGATTTCCGTCTCTCGACTGAGGTAGACAGTGCTTCATGGGTAAGTCTGGAAGATGCTCCGTCAAAAATGTTCCCGGACCGACCCGGCAATACACAGCACATCATCTATAGGCAGTATCTTGATTCGCTATCAGATCGGAAATTCAGAGGTACACGCATTGGATTTAGCCTTTGGTGAAAGAGTGGATTTCAATCAGATTTCCCTCGGGATCTGAAATGTAGCAGGTGCGTTGTCCCCAAGGCATGGTTTGAGGGGCAAATATCGATCTCGCTCCAAGAGCGGTCACCCTCGCATACTCTTCATCAACATCGTTAAATGTCGGTACGTGAAAAGCCAGTTCGACCGTACCGTTCAGCCCTTTCGGATAAGAATATTCATGTCCTGTCATTTGCTCAAAGGCTATGCGCGGAAACAAAATTAGCCACATGCTCCCAAGACGCATCGTGACATTTGGCTCTTCACCGTTCCAATCGGTTTCAAACCCATAATGTCGCGATAAAATGCCACCATGCGGGCATTGTCTGTCGTAAACAGTCCGATGGTATTGAAATTAAATTTAGTCGCCATAGATATCTGCTTTCTTTTTACGGTTTTCCATTATCTGTTCAAAATCCTCGCGCCCCAGTTGAGCAGAGCCTCGACATGAGGCAGCCTTGCAATATTCATAGTCAAGTCTTTTAGCCATAACCGGGGGGAAGAGTGATTATCGTCTGATTTTGAATCACAAAGTTACAAAAAATAATCAAGATATGATGTGTCCATAACTACATTTCACATGACATATGTGGCATCCGTAGGTCAACGTCGCAAATGTGGTCCGCGAATATTATCCGTTGCTGTCCATTGCTCTGCTAAAATGCTCTCTGACCGACATTTTAGGCTGTAGAGCAAAATTTCTTATAAATCGGATTTTTCGGTCTTTCCACCAAAGAAAACCGATTTTTTTAATTCCGGCTATGTTGAAATCATGATTTTTTTCATAATTTTGCCACCATTATACCATGATATATCAATAAAATATAAATACTCTTTTCAATTCACCTAATCATTAATCAATGAAAAAACTGTTAATTTCAGTCTCATCACTGTTGCTTGCATTCGGGCTTTCGGCTTCTGAATCCGCTCCTGCTTTTCCCGGGGCGGAAGGACATGGCCGTTACGTGACCGGCGGACGTGGCGGAGAGGTACGCCATGTGACAAATCTTAACGATAGCGGACCCGGATCACTCCGTCAGGCACTGTCAGGAACGACCCCGAAAATTATTGTTTTTGATGTGAGTGGCTACATTGATCTGCGTTCGCAGTTGAATGTGACTTCCAATACCACCATTGCAGGACAGACCGCTCCAGATGGAGGCATAACGCTGCGTTACTATACCCTTTATTTTGCAACTGTGACAATGTCATTGTGCGTTTTATCCGTTCACGTCGTTCTCAGGTGAAGGATGTCAATGACGGTGCCGATGCGACATGGGGGCGTAAGCGCAAAAATATCATAATAGACCATTGTTCATTCTCATGGAGTATTGATGAAGTGGCGTCGTTCTATGACAACCGAAACTTTACTCTGCAATGGTCAACCATTGCAGAGGGTCTTGCCAATCCGGGGCATACCAAAGGCGCACACAGCTATGGTGGCATATGGGGTGGAAAAAACGCGTCATTTCACCACAATTTTGTAGCCCATATCCAGAATCGTGCCCCTCGTTTCAATGGCGCACGGTATGCTTGGGACGGCTATGACAAGACTGTCTATTCTTCCACGGTGGATGCTGAGCGAGT is part of the Duncaniella dubosii genome and encodes:
- a CDS encoding GNAT family N-acetyltransferase — encoded protein: MQTDRLILRPWQESDAESLYRYASDPDIGPIAGWPPHTSVGNSLEIIRTVFAAPEVYAVVLKNTNEPVGSCGIMFSNGLHSADMTQDEAEIGYWIGKPYWGQGLIPEAVEALLSRCFNELGLDAVWCGHYDGNVKSKRVIEKCGFKYHHTNHETVSPLGDKRTEHFYRMTKEDYNALHINRKRTVDR
- a CDS encoding YciI family protein, translated to MFIAILTYKKPIEEVDRFLQTHCDYLAEHYAAGDFIVSGPQTPRIGGVIMIKADNREAVDSIIVQDPFNINGIADYQIVEFTPTMFLNDNLKNILE
- a CDS encoding zinc ribbon domain-containing protein codes for the protein MEMKFCQSCEMPLTNEVLGTNADGTPNEDFCIYCYKDGKFTQDMTMEQMIDHCAQFTDEINKNSGQNLTVEQMKEQMRQFFPHLKRWKN
- a CDS encoding winged helix-turn-helix transcriptional regulator; this encodes MAKKLDYEYCKAAPMLEWLGNKWALVVLMKISENGPVRFNELYRTIPSVSEKVLSQVLRQLTTDGIIRRELFPDVPPRTEYSVTEFGKTLLPHVEALLNWGRENFEQIIKNRQKHY
- a CDS encoding radical SAM protein, with the protein product MMYPQLHFTRQVWRPPYEAGSQLLQITSGCTWHKCKFCSLYHGTPFRMSPLSEVEEDLKVIRQWQPRARRVYLTGANPFALSYNRLMDVALLLRKYLPNIASFGMFARVTDIAPKSVEELKNLRHMKLDSINIGIETAHDETLERMNKGYHASDILEQLSKLDEAGIRYNVFYLNGLGGKGKGVESAVATADILNQLHPCIINIVSLTIFPESQLYQEVLNGTYEEEPEIERLMEMRTLIDRLKIKVNLLGHHVSNTVPVTGALPYDRLALLREFDKAIAEFPEKELKAYRNRIWHL
- a CDS encoding NAD(+) diphosphatase, producing MRYKYCPECGFCLFDKEAGDDGAVPYCDRCKRYWFDSFSCCVIVMVVNEFNEIALLRQSYISDEYQTFVAGFMTPGETAEQAAVREVKEELGLDVGKLVYAGTHWFAKREQLMHAFIGHVRRSDFRLSTEVDSASWVSLEDAPSKMFPDRPGNTQHIIYRQYLDSLSDRKFRGTRIGFSLW
- a CDS encoding VOC family protein, whose protein sequence is MWLILFPRIAFEQMTGHEYSYPKGLNGTVELAFHVPTFNDVDEEYARVTALGARSIFAPQTMPWGQRTCYISDPEGNLIEIHSFTKG